One region of Triticum aestivum cultivar Chinese Spring chromosome 6B, IWGSC CS RefSeq v2.1, whole genome shotgun sequence genomic DNA includes:
- the LOC123133148 gene encoding wall-associated receptor kinase 3: protein MKFRFFFLLMVALLGTQTTRASGALATNGRAYEEGNLVIPSPAMLRGCPKTCGKVSFDYPFGIGSGCFRDPDFNLTCVVDGSTGTHKLFLHDGITEVVDGGIDAGWSRTISIAYANNAVVTAGKDVYNLSSWSPPGRSFVGFSGKINVTGCGFDVFMLDHDSNSTFKVCSTTCPGSEITEATARQNCNGTWCCSFPIINGNFRGFQFSFVRLRGQDIRVNRTSPLWNKVSVTTVYANLGWNVADQANCADAEGDAATYACRSNNSSCVDSLVTRRGYWCYCNGGFLGNPYVPQGCSRDKGIIIGLCSGSGVLLLSLTGVLMVRRWKRYIQMQLRRKYFRKNQGLLLEQLISSDENASDKTKIFSVEELEKATDNFHQMRIVGRGGHGMVYKGILSDQRVVAIKKSKVIEAGEINQFINEVAILSQINHRNIVKLFGCCLETEVPLLVYDFIPNGSLFSVLHSDSSTSCLSWVDCIRIAVEAAGALSYLHSAASISVFHRDVKSSNILLDGNYTAKVADFGASRLVSIDQTHIVTNVQGTFGYLDPEYYYTGQLNEKSDVYSFGVVLIELLLRKEPIFTSESGSKQNLSNYFLSGLKMRPVTEIVHAQVLDEATEEEISSVASLAEMCLRLRGEDRPTMKHVEMALRILQTERLKLCNVDPKNGQEREPVLTPPRGEDSSDELVASDCANANFPSENIKQCYSFEQEFMSYDGVSR, encoded by the exons ATGAAgtttcgcttcttcttcctcctcatggtTGCGTTGCTAGGGACGCAGACAACACGAGCGTCTGGCGCCCTAGCGACAAATGGCCGGGCGTATGAGGAGGGcaatcttgtcatcccgtccccggCCATGCTCCGCGGGTGTCCGAAAACGTGCGGCAAAGTCAGCTTCGACTACCCGTTTGGCATCGGCTCCGGCTGCTTCCGCGACCCCGACTTCAACCTGACCTGCGTCGTCGACGGCAGCACGGGCACCCACAAGCTCTTCTTGCACGACGGTATCACCGAGGTCGTCGACGGCGGCATCGACGCTGGCTGGTCGCGCACCATAAGCATCGCCTATGCCAACAACGCCGTCGTCACCGCTGGCAAGGACGTTTACAACTTGTCCTCTTGGTCACCCCCCGGGAGATCTTTTGTCGGATTCAGTGGCAAAATAAACGTCACCGGCTGCGGCTTTGACGTGTTCATGCTCGACCACGACTCGAACTCAACCTTCAAGGTCTGCTCGACCACCTGCCCCGGTAGCGAGATCACGGAGGCGACGGCCAGGCAGAACTGCAACGGCACCTGGTGCTGCTCCTTCCCAATTATAAACGGTAACTTCCGTGGGTTTCAGTTCAGCTTTGTCCGGCTGCGCGGCCAAGACATCAGGGTGAACCGCACAAGTCCTCTGTGGAACAAGGTCAGCGTAACAACTGTTTATGCAAACCTGGGATGGAATGTGGCGGATCAGGCAAACTGTGCCGACGCTGAGGGAGACGCAGCGACCTACGCCTGCCGCAGCAACAATAGCAGCTGCGTTGATAGTCTGGTGACGCGTAGAGGCTACTGGTGCTACTGCAACGGCGGCTTCCTTGGCAATCCCTATGTTCCCCAAGGCTGCTCACGCGACAAAG GTATCATCATTGGGTTGTGTAGTGGCTCAGGGGTTCTGCTTCTCAGCTTGACTGGAGTTCTCATGGTACGGAGATGGAAAAGATACATCCAAATGCAGTTACGGAGGAAATATTTTAGGAAAAACCAAGGTCTTCTTTTAGAACAACTTATATCGTCAGATGAAAATGCAAGTGACAAGACAAAGATTTTCTCCGTGGAAGAACTAGAAAAGGCAACAGACAATTTCCATCAAATGCGTATCGTAGGCCGCGGAGGCCACGGCATGGTTTACAAGGGCATACTATCTGACCAAAGGGTGGTGGCAATAAAAAAGTCTAAGGTCATTGAGGCAGGTGAGATCAATCAATTCATCAATGAGGTCGCCATCCTCTCCCAAATAAACCACAGAAACATCGTAAAGCTCTTCGGATGTTGTCTTGAAACTGAGGTACCTCTGTTAGTATATGATTTTATCCCCAATGGATCGTTGTTCAGTGTTCTTCATTCGGATTCAAGCACTAGTTGTTTATCATGGGTTGATTGCATAAGGATTGCTGTGGAAGCTGCAGGAGCTCTCTCTTATCTCCATTCCGCAGCTTCAATATCGGTCTTTCATCGTGATGTGAAATCATCCAATATTCTCTTAGATGGAAACTACACAGCTAAAGTTGCTGATTTTGGTGCTTCGAGACTAGTTTCTATTGACCAAACTCACATTGTAACAAATGTACAAGGCACATTTGGGTACCTAGATCCGGAGTATTACTACACTGGACAACTCAATGAGAAAAGTGATGTCTACAGTTTTGGTGTGGTACTCATTGAGCTACTTCTGAGGAAAGAGCCAATATTCACAAGTGAATCAGGCTCGAAGCAAAACTTGTCAAACTATTTTCTTTCGGGGTTGAAAATGAGACCGGTTACAGAAATAGTACATGCTCAAGTTCTTGATGAAGCAACTGAGGAAGAGATTAGCAGCGTAGCTTCCCTTGCAGAGATGTGCTTGAGGCTCCGAGGTGAGGATAGACCGACCATGAAACATGTGGAGATGGCTTTGAGGATTCTGCAAACAGAAAGGTTAAAACTGTGCAATGTTGATCCAAAGAACGGACAAGAGAGGGAACCAGTGCTAACTCCACCAAGAGGAGAGGATAGCTCTGATGAGTTGGTTGCTTCTGATTGTGCCAACGCTAATTTTCCATCTGAAAACATCAAACAGTGCTATAGCTTTGAGCAAGAGTTCATGTCATATGATGGTGTTTCACGCTAG